A part of Camelus ferus isolate YT-003-E chromosome 6, BCGSAC_Cfer_1.0, whole genome shotgun sequence genomic DNA contains:
- the LOC102523834 gene encoding LOW QUALITY PROTEIN: anaphase-promoting complex subunit 11 (The sequence of the model RefSeq protein was modified relative to this genomic sequence to represent the inferred CDS: inserted 2 bases in 1 codon) — MKMRIKCWNSVATCLVVANDEXICRTAFNGCCPDCKVLGDERPLVWGQCLHCFHMHCILKWLSMQQGQQHCPMCRQECKLKG; from the exons ATGAAAATGAGGATCAAGTGCTGGAACAGCGTGGCCACTTGTCTCGTGGTGGCCAACGATGA CATCTGCCGGACAGCCTTCAATGGCTGCTGCCCAGACTGCAAGGTGCTGGGTGACGAGCGCCCCTTGGTGTGGGGCCAGTGCTTGCACTGCTTCCACATGCACTGCATCCTCAAGTGGCTCAGCATGCAGCAGGGCCAACAGCACTGCCCCATGTGCCGCCAGGAGTGTAAGCTCAAGGGGTGA